In Terriglobia bacterium, a genomic segment contains:
- a CDS encoding mechanosensitive ion channel family protein, which yields MNPANKSNAAVKGRRLLRLLSACGFLILALMPYAVAQDKSTGTPSAPVVVDGKDLFVVHERIFSFSPEDRAKAVSERILRLSQQPPSEVLPIQVADYENTTEITARDFVIMTVTDADAASLGLSRQQAASQYAQIIESTIRSLRARYSARTLLLGSLYSVAITILFIVTLRLISLLYRRSKEYVETHGRERIPEFRIQRVQLLSSAQITGTILTVLSGTRAVGVLILTYVYISIVFSFFPWTKGYARVLLQYVTDPLRSIASALIAHVPDFIFVIVIILVAGYLIKLVKFGFNEVKKGNIQVDGFYPDWADPTYKIVRFVIIALSAAVILPYLPGYRSPAFQGVSIFVGVLVSLSSTAAISNAVAGLALTYTRGFQVGDRVKIGETVGDVLDKTLLVTRVRTIKNVDISIPNSLVLANHMINFSSSAKRDGLILHTSITIGYDAPWRQVHDLLIHAALATGNILPEPSPFVLQTSLDDSYVSYEINAYTNKPSLMARTYSDLHENIQDKFNEAGVEIMSPHYSSIRDGNDVTVPEEYRPPDYSPKAFRVQSPRQPQNQDRS from the coding sequence ATGAATCCGGCAAACAAATCGAATGCCGCCGTGAAAGGCCGCCGTCTTCTCAGGCTGCTAAGCGCTTGCGGTTTTCTTATTCTGGCGTTAATGCCATACGCCGTTGCTCAAGATAAGAGTACCGGCACACCCTCGGCGCCGGTCGTTGTCGATGGAAAAGACTTGTTTGTCGTGCACGAGCGAATCTTTTCGTTCTCTCCGGAAGATCGCGCCAAGGCGGTATCCGAACGAATTCTTAGACTCTCCCAGCAGCCACCCTCAGAGGTGCTCCCGATCCAGGTTGCAGACTACGAAAATACGACTGAAATTACGGCTCGCGACTTCGTGATCATGACGGTGACGGACGCCGACGCTGCTTCACTTGGTCTCAGCAGGCAACAGGCAGCGAGTCAATACGCCCAAATTATCGAATCGACAATACGATCGCTACGCGCAAGATACAGCGCGCGTACCCTTCTGCTCGGCAGCCTCTATAGCGTTGCTATAACGATTCTGTTCATCGTCACGTTGAGGCTGATCTCGCTGCTATACCGGCGGTCGAAGGAATATGTTGAGACTCATGGGCGCGAGCGGATTCCGGAATTCCGGATTCAGAGAGTCCAACTGCTGAGTTCCGCTCAGATTACCGGAACCATCCTTACGGTGCTTTCCGGCACCCGGGCGGTCGGCGTGCTGATTCTCACTTATGTCTACATCTCCATCGTCTTCAGTTTCTTTCCTTGGACGAAAGGGTATGCGCGAGTCCTGCTTCAGTATGTAACGGATCCCCTCCGTTCGATCGCGTCGGCTTTGATCGCGCACGTGCCGGACTTCATCTTTGTCATTGTCATCATCCTCGTTGCCGGATACCTGATCAAACTCGTGAAGTTCGGCTTCAACGAAGTCAAAAAGGGCAACATTCAGGTCGACGGCTTTTATCCGGATTGGGCCGATCCGACTTACAAGATAGTCCGCTTCGTGATTATTGCCTTGTCCGCCGCGGTCATTCTGCCGTATCTGCCGGGTTATCGTTCACCGGCATTCCAGGGAGTCTCTATTTTTGTCGGAGTTCTCGTCTCATTGAGCTCGACGGCCGCAATTTCCAATGCCGTCGCAGGGCTGGCTTTGACATACACGCGCGGCTTTCAGGTTGGCGACCGCGTCAAGATCGGCGAGACGGTTGGCGACGTCCTGGACAAGACCCTGTTGGTGACGCGCGTTCGAACGATAAAAAATGTCGATATCTCTATTCCGAATTCGCTGGTTCTCGCGAATCACATGATCAATTTCAGCTCGTCGGCAAAGCGCGATGGACTGATTCTCCACACCAGCATCACTATCGGCTACGACGCGCCCTGGCGCCAGGTGCACGATCTTCTGATTCATGCAGCGCTGGCAACCGGGAACATTCTGCCCGAGCCGAGTCCGTTCGTGCTGCAGACCAGCCTTGATGATTCATATGTCTCGTATGAGATCAATGCGTATACAAACAAGCCCAGCCTGATGGCTCGAACCTACTCGGATCTTCACGAAAACATTCAGGACAAGTTCAATGAGGCCGGCGTGGAGATCATGTCACCTCATTACTCGTCGATCCGGGACGGCAACGACGTAACGGTTCCCGAAGAATACCGGCCTCCGGATTACTCACCTAAAGCTTTTCGCGTGCAGTCACCGCGACAACCACAGAACCAAGACCGCTCTTGA
- a CDS encoding universal stress protein produces MAIDFSPSSDEALRQAAGRGAATHGKLAVCHIVPNELRSNLLFPQFSEREAVAVPAEVEKAGEAVLKRVAEVVGNAEAEIIADHGSPYAEILKRAEAWKADLIVIGSHGMTGADGILLGSVTAKVIRYAHSPVLVARKPSSRGHIVAGTDFSDPALPAISAAVNEARRTNAQLTVVHSLDLYRTTPAAGAMELASLAVSEEICQDMEKYAREHIGEILNKFGLQDHALVTRGPAALALVSAASDLKAELLVVGTVGRTGLNRLLLGSVAEAVASNAPCSVLIVRAHGA; encoded by the coding sequence CCGCTACACACGGCAAGCTGGCGGTTTGCCACATTGTGCCTAACGAGCTTCGAAGCAATCTCCTGTTCCCTCAGTTCTCCGAACGTGAAGCCGTGGCGGTGCCGGCCGAAGTCGAGAAGGCGGGCGAGGCCGTGTTGAAGCGTGTGGCTGAGGTGGTTGGCAATGCGGAGGCGGAGATCATAGCCGACCACGGTTCGCCATATGCCGAAATACTCAAACGGGCGGAGGCATGGAAAGCAGATCTCATCGTCATCGGAAGCCACGGAATGACCGGCGCGGATGGGATACTGCTCGGAAGCGTCACAGCCAAGGTAATCCGGTATGCCCACTCGCCCGTGCTTGTTGCCCGAAAGCCCAGTTCCCGGGGACACATCGTTGCCGGTACGGATTTTTCAGATCCGGCGCTGCCCGCGATTTCGGCGGCCGTGAATGAGGCGCGACGGACCAACGCGCAACTCACCGTAGTTCACAGTCTTGATCTCTATCGAACGACGCCCGCGGCTGGTGCAATGGAATTGGCTTCACTTGCAGTCAGCGAGGAAATCTGTCAGGACATGGAAAAGTATGCCCGGGAGCACATCGGCGAAATTCTCAACAAATTCGGTCTGCAAGATCACGCGCTTGTAACGCGCGGTCCGGCGGCTCTCGCTTTGGTAAGTGCTGCCTCGGATCTGAAGGCCGAATTGCTCGTGGTCGGAACAGTGGGACGAACCGGCTTGAACCGGTTATTGCTTGGCAGCGTGGCGGAGGCGGTTGCTTCGAATGCTCCCTGTTCGGTCCTGATCGTGCGCGCGCACGGGGCATAG